The window CCAACCAAGTTTACTGAAATAGGGAGAAGCAGACAGCGGAGTGCTGACACAAATCAGTAAGAAGAAAAGGATACCTAAACGTTGCATGATATTATGCCCATGTCGCCCGCCAATACTTCAGTATGGCAAAAGATATGGGCATATGATAACTCTGACGTGTGTTAAAAATGCGTCGTTTTCATTACGCTCAGGGCATTTACCCTGTTTCTGCATTAACGAACTGTTTCTGCATTAACGCACTGTTTCAGCATTGACACACGATTCCCGTATTGGGAATCTTGCTGCGACTTACACTATCGGCGACCAGTGATTATCCCACTGCACATTGGAGACATGCTGAACAGCACGCTCAGGGTAACGATGGTTAATCACTAAGGCCGAGCCGGAGCTCACCTGGAATTCATCACCGTAAACCACCACGCCGGATGCATCAGGTAATGCAGCCAGCTCAACCAGGTCACCGGTTTGTTTAGACCAGATACCGTAACAGCTTCCCCGTGGCGATGTCGCCAGAATCCATTGTTCGTTCGCCGCAATACTGGCAATGTAATGGTTGAAACGAGCCCACTGTTCAGGTTTCTGCCCGCAGCGGTTTTAATGCTCCGCCTGAGGTATGCATGGCCAACAATGACGGGTAATCCTCTGGTTTACCGCGATATTGCTGGCCGCACAGTACCGTGTCACAGCCATCATGCGCAAGATGACGGATACTGAGATGATGGTCAGGCAGCGCCACCTGTTCAAGGATTGTCCCGTTCGGAGTCAGGTAAGTCAGGCTGGGCCGCATACTGTCCAGATTAAGGGGTGCACGCCCGTTGGTATGTACGCCGCCGACACCAATCACCAGACGATCGTCCGGCATCACGATCACTTCGTGCGGACCAATTCCAAAACCGGAAAACTCAGCGACTTTCTGGTACTGATGGGCGACATCGTACACACCAATAATGCCACGACTGGTTCCGCGCTCTCCCTCAGTGACATATAACCATTCACCGTCATTGGAATACACCCCATGACCATAATAGTGACGCTGGTCATCTGCCGGGCGCAGTTGAATCATTTCACCGCTCTGATAATCAAACACCATCAGAAATGTCCCCGGCCGACGTGCGAACGCAGTGGCCTGGGTGAGTTTAGGATGAACGGCGACTCCGTGTCCGCGCCCCGGCAGAGGCAGTTGCTTGATCGCTTGTCCATTCCGGTCGGCAATCACAGCACTGAACTTATCACGCCCTTTGATTGCGCAGCCAATCAAGGCTGGCTTCGATGCAGGCTGGCTCGCACAGCCAAACGGCATTACCGGAGCACACGCACCTAATAATGCCGCTTTTAATAGCGAACGACGGTTTTGATCAGTCACCATCACTTGAGTTAAATCCTATTACAACGCCCAGTTCAACCGCGACTTCGTCATGCAGCAGATATTTTAATTGTTCCAGCTTGTTATATTGCGACAACACATCACGATAGCCATCTTTGCTTTGCAGCATGTCAAACAAACTCGGATTTTGTGGCCAGGTCGAGACCAGGTTGGCATACTGGGTTTTGACCCGATCCGCCAGATCATCGAGTTTGCGTGCACGCAGTTCACCATCCAGGCTGCTCAGATAAAGCGTCTGCATCGCTTCAATGTTCGCCTTCAAATTCAGCATCGAGGTTTTTGAACGCCAGGACTCGGAAAAATACGGTCGTGGCTGACCGATATTAGCCAGCGGGCGGCTCATTTTCGACATGCTGTACTCAAGCTGATTTGAGAGCAGCGCAATATACGCTGACTGCCAGGTCGGCTCATCCATTTTTGTCCATGGGTTTTGTTGCCAGGCCTGTTCAATGATAGCGGCTTTGGTCGCCAGGTTTTCACTGATCGCTGTTACAGCCGGGCAAGCCTTTTCAGGCGCTGACATCAGCGGCGACTGGCTGTCATACAGTGCCCATTCCAAAGCACCCAATCCCTGCACAGTCACACTTTGCTGAGCAATATCGGCGCTGCTCCAGCTCTGGTTCTGCTTTAGCAGTGCCTGCATCTTACGACCTGTGGTGTTCTTTTTATCCGGCCAGAACTGAACGTTCCAGCTCTGTTCAAGAGCAGCAGCCGGGCCACGCTCCTGACCTTGCAGCGCCATCCAGGCAAGCATGGTACTGTGCCATTGCTGCTTTAATTGTTCGTTGGAACTATAAACCTGTTCGTTGGAACGATTAACCTGTTCACCGGATATATTCGCCTGGTCATCAGAGACACTTAGCTTGCCGTCAGACAAATCAACAGAACCACAAAAATTGTTCATCGCCCGTTGTAACTGCTCAGCTTCGTTTTTAAAACGATAAGCCGCCTGATACTCGGCCAGGTAAACCGGCTGGCTGATATGATTGGTCTGCTGCGGTTGTCCCTGGCCAGAGCCATTGCTCTGACAAGCAGAGACAAGCAGTGCTAAAGCAACCGGTGTTATAGATTTCAATGTCATTGTCACACCTATAAAGAGTTTAAAAATGCGATCAGCGCGGCGCGCTGCTTGTGATCAAACTTAAGTACCTGGTCACGTGCAGCAAGGGCTTCCCCGCCATGCCAAAGTACGGCTTCCATTAAATTACGTGCCCGTCCGTCGTGCAGATAATAGGTATGACCGTTCACTTCCTGAGTGTAACCAATCCCCCACAGCGGCGGTGTTCGCCACTCGCTGGCACTGGCTTGTGCCTCCGGCCGGCCATCACTCAGGCCTTCTCCCATATCATGCAACAACAAATCGGTATACGGATGAATAGTTTGTTCAGATAGTGCAGGTAGTTCCGGACGCTTACCCGTCTTAACCTCTGTTTTATGGCAACCTGCGCAGCCCGCACTCAGAAACAGTTGTTCCCCGGCGATGACGTCAGGGTCATCAACGTTACGTCGTACCGGCACCGCCAGATGTTGTGAATAAAACTCGACAAAGTTCAAGATATTGTCGCTCACTTCCGGCTCACCACCATTCGGCAGACTGGCACATAATGCTTGATGTGGCGAACAGTTTCTCGGCGGGAAACAGGCGACTGGTCAGGCCTAAATCACCGTTAAAGGCCGAGGCATTTTGCTGCATCAGTGAAGGTTGCCCGGCTTTCCAGCCAAAACGACCGATGACGGTTTTATTCTGCTCGATATCCCAGACCTTGTTGACCCGTCCGGATAGACTATCTTTATCATGGTCATTAACATCCTGCCAGCTCAATAACGTACTGTCAGGAATACTCTCCAGCAGCCCCAGACCAATCATTGGCGGTGCAATTCTGGCGGAAAACTGAGTGTCCGGATGCATCGGACCGTATGCAAGGCGGGTAATTTCAAGGTTCGGTTTTCTCAGCAGCACCGGAGTCCCGTCAGCAAACTGAATCGAGACGTCATCATAGGTAATACGAATTTGTCCTTCCGCCTTGTGGCCGGGCAATGCAAAATCCTGTAGTTGCGCACCGTAAGTTGGTTCAGGCACCACGCCTTGTTGGCGATAAACGGCTTTTTGCCGTTCAGTCAACGCCGGAATACTCAGACGAACCAGCATAGATACCGCTTGTTGCTCCCCCTCCTCAGGAGGATGCCCTCGCCCGTCTTTAATGTGACAGTTCTGACACCCGTTGGTATTAAACAGAGGTCCGAGGCCGTCACGGGCTTCGGTAGAAGATGGCGCGGCCACCCAGGGATTACGAAAAAAGCTATTCCCTACGCTGAAATCGAGTCGTTTCGATAACGGAAGATTTGAGGCTGGCATCGAATAGGCATTCTGTCCATCTTTACGGGTACTGGTTGCCCCGCCTGATGCCACATCAGTGGCCCATACCTGGGCTGAAATTATCCCCACAAGGAGCGTAGAGTAAACCAATTTCATTCCGTCATTCTCTTATTATTCAAAGCGAGAAACCCAACCGGCCGAAAAATCACTAACGTGAATTCCCGGGCGATTGGGTCGTGTTAATTCAGAGGATCAATAACTAAAGCTACTGGCTCAGAAACTCGTGATCAGCGGTGTCCGGATTCAGGTTATCAATGCCAATGACATTCGCGGCTCGCTCAATAGATGCGGTCTGTGCAACCAAAGAGGCAATGGCTTTATTAACCAGAGCATTACCTTGTGGATTATCGGCAGCAATCAGTTGATCAAAGTGTTGATTGTTTTTCTCTGCTGATGTCACCAGTTCGCCAACCTGATCGCGTGCAGCGTCAAACTGCTGCATGATCTCTTTGGCGGCTTGGCCGTCTTGCTGGGCAACAAGATCAAGGATCGACGCCCCTTTTAACGTTGAACCGTCAACGCGAGCGTAAGTACCGGTATAAACGTTGTAAATGCCCTGCTCATTGTAGAAGTGAGAGTTGTGAGTGTTATCAGAGAAACAGTCATGCTCATCTTCTGTAGAGTTCGCTTCCAGAGCGACCTTCATGCGTTCGCCAGCCAGTTCACCCAATGACAGTGAACCCATGCCAAACAACATCTTACGCAGGCCGTTTTGTGCAGAATCAGCAAGAAGTTCCTGACGGTAGTTACCTTTCTCATCCGCAGACCACTGCTTTTCCATCCACTCCAGATCCTGGACCAGCAGTTGAGCAGATGCTTTCAGATATTGCGCGCGGCGGTCACAGTTGCCATGAGTACATTCGCTGCCCTGTACATAATCCGTATACGGACGTTCGCCCGCACCTGGCTGCGTGCCATGAAGATCTTGTCCCCACAGCAGGAATTCAATCGCGTGATAGCCGGAAGCCACGTTCGCTTCTGAACCACCCAGTTCATTCAGGCTGGCAATCAGCTCAGGAGTAATTTCAGCCACATCAATTGTCGTCGCGCCAATCGTCAGACTCTTGTTGGCCACGATATTGGCACTTGCGCCCGCGTTGCCCAGTTCGTACTGGTAATCATCCGCGACGTAATCGATCAGACCTTCGTCCAACGGCCAGGCATTCAGTTGACCTTCCCAGTCGTCGACAACCGCGTTACCAAAACGAAAAACTTCAGATTGTTGGTATGGCACACGCGCTTGTAACCAGGCTTGTTTGACTTGTTGTAGTTGAGCTTCAGAAGGCTCGGCCAGAAAAGCATCGATTGACTGATTGAGGTTTTTCGCAGTAACCAGAGCATCCGCGAACACGGCGTGGGCGACGTCTGCGTAATGTTCAACGACCTGGTCCTGAGTCACAGCCGCGAAACTGGCCGCAGAAGAGAGGGCCAAAGAGGCTGCAATAGATTGGACTAAAAGTGACTTAACTTTCATTAAAGCATCCTTGTTTTGCTTTGATTAATACGTAGTGCTAATTATTATCATTTGCACTCTTAGCCGCGATAATACAAATTTACAATTCTTTTTCAAGTGGTAACAAAAAAAACCTCACCGAAGTGAGGTTTTTATCAATGATAATGTGAAGTCTGCTTATCAGCGCTCAAAAAACTACCACTTGAGCTGATGCTTGCCATGAGAGACTTTGGCACGCAGGTAATTCTCATTGCCTGACTTAATATGGGCTGCAGTGTGCACCACTTCCACAATGTCGATACCATACTCTTTCAGTTCACGTACTTTTTTCGGATTGTTGGTCACCAGACGGATCTTTTCTACGTTTAAAGCCTGCAGCATTTGTGCAGCTTCACTGAAATCACGCAGATCATCGCCGAAACCGAGATGGTTGTTAGCTTCATAAGTGTTCATACCTTCACTCTGCAGACGGTACGCATCGATTTTATTATATAAACCGATACCACGACCTTCCTGCCGCAGGTATAAAATAATCCCGCCATGCTCGCCCATCTTATTAATGGTTTCTTCCAGCTGCTCGCCACAATCACAACGCGACGAATGGAAAACATCGCCGGTCAGACACTCTGAGTGCATGCGCACTAAAGGAACTTCTTGATTTTTATCTGCTGATTTGAAAATAACAGCGACATGCTCTTTATCGGTCTTCAACCCTCTGAAAGAGAGGATTTCTGCATCAATATTGCTCTTCGCACCTACTTTAAAATCAACTCTGGCTCTTACTTCCGCCATATCTGCACTCACCTGAATCATCACTGGATGCATGCTTGTTATTGTATGCATTCTAAAACTCTCTCTGTGAACATACTATGGGGACTGATACCCCAATTTTCAACGAAAAGATCACAAAAACATCTAAATGTTATAATATAACAATTTAGAAAAACTGCAATAAAAAACCCAGCGCTTTTTTACAAAGGCTGGGTTTGAGAAAAGTACTTATAATTCAGTTAATTAATGGCTCTGTGTCTTTTTCCATACCGCCAGCTCAACCCAAAGCTGTTCCAGCTCTTTCAGTTTCTTCCGGGGTGAGGAAAGACAAAGTAGGTTTTGATTGTGGCAGAGCATAAGACTGCAATGCACTAATCTGTGCATAAAAGTCCTGCTTTAATTGCTTAATCACTGAATAGTCCACTGCCTTTTCCCGTTGATTATCTTTCTCTATGTCAAAATAATATCATTTTATCGAAATCAATGTGATTGAAATTTAATTTTTGGAATAATTATCACATTTTATATGTTGTTATTTTTATTTGGATTATTCCAATCAATTTGATCACACTATAAACAATAATGATCATAGCTATAGATAGATTAAATAAATACAACTATCGGTTTTATATTATTAATAAATATATAATTAAAATTGAACTCGTTCAACTTACTGTATTTCATAGAATTTCATAGCCAATTAGTGAATCTTTAGGCGCTGACTGAGATTTAACGGTTCCCCTCCTTCCCGGATCGAAATAAATGATCCTTGGATCAAAACAAGTCCAACTACCGATCTTTCCCTTCCGTCAAAATATTGTCTAACCGCAATCAGCCTGCCAAAGCTGCTGTTTTACATCGTCGTAATTGGAATGAATATGGGATCAGCTGATCCAGCTATATATGTCTTAATAGGCTGTCTGTTCGTGAGGATTATCTGTTCGTGAAGACTGTCCGTTTGTGAAAACTATTCGTTCGTGAAGACTGTCCGCTCGTCATAAACCGTCAGTACCGTTATAAAAAAGCCGGACTCAATGGCCCGGCTTTTTAGTCAACAATACTTTAATCAACCACAGTCATTACTCGTCAGAGTCACTGTCTGTTGAATCAGTTGTGTTGGTGTCTGACTGCTGTGATTCATCCGATGGAACCGACTGCTGTTCAGCATCGATATCTTCCGGTAAATCCGCATCTTCAATTTCTTCAATGCGCTGCAGGCCAACGACTTTTTCGTCTTCAGCGGTACGAATCAGTGTCACACCCTGGGTGTTACGACCAACCTGGCTCACTTCAGCAACACGAGTACGAACCAGAGTACCGGCGTTGGTGATCATCATAAATTCATCACCTTCGTCGACCTGTACCGCACCCACGACTTCGCCGTTACGATCAGAGACTTTGATAGAAACCACACCCTGGGTAGCACGGCTCTTCGCTGGGTACTCAGCCAGAACTGTACGCTTACCGTAACCATTTTCGGTTACCGTCAGTACGTCACCATCAGTCTTAGGAACGATCAGTGAAACTACCTGATCACCTTCTGCCAGTTTCATACCACGCACACCTGAAGCGGTACGGCCCATCGCTCGTACTTGATCTTCGTTAAAGCGAACCACTTTACCGAATTTCGAGAACAGCATAATGTTGCTGTCACCATCCGTGATATCTACACCGATCAGTGAATCGTCGTCACGCAGATTGACGGCAATCAGACCGTTCGCACGTACGTTAGCGAACTGATCAAGCGAAGTCTTCTTAACTGTACCGTCACCGGTTGCCATGAAGATAAACTTATCTTCCGTGAACTCGGTTACCGGCAGAATCGCTGTGATACGTTCGTTCTCTTCCAGAGGCAGCAGATTGACGATCGGCTTACCACGTGCCGTACGACTTGCCAGCGGCAATTGGTACACTTTCAGACGGTAAGTCTTACCACGGGTTGAGAAGCACAGAATATTATCGTGAGTATTCGCCACCAGCAGACGTTCGATGTAATCTTCGTCCTTCATGCGGGTCGCACTCTTACCTTTACCACCACGACGTTGAGACTCATAGTCGCTCAGTAACTGGTACTTAACGTAACCTTCATGTGACAGCGTCACAACCACGTCTTCACGGGCAATCAGCTCTTCCAGATCGATATCGTGGCTGGCTGCCGTGATTTCAGTGCGGCGAGCATCGCCGAATCCGTCACGAATCGCTTCCAGTTTCTTCACGAATCACTTCCATCAGACGCTCAGTGCTCGCCAGGATGTGCATCAGTTCTGCAATTTGTTCCAGCAGCTGTTTGTATTCGTCCAGGATCTTCTCATGCTCAAGACCAGTCAGCTTGTGCAGACGAAGGTCAAGAATCGCTTGAGCCTGTTGTTCAGTCAGGAAGTACTGACCATCACGAATACCGTACTGAGGCTCCAGCCATTCAGGACGAGCAGCATCAGTACCGGCGCGTTCCAGCATAGCCGCAACGTTACCCAGATCCCAACCACGTGCAATCAGACCCGCTTTGGCTTCTGCCGGCGTTGGCGCTTTACGAATCAGATCAATGATTTCATCGATGTTCGCCAGAGCCAGTGCCAGACCTTCCAGGATATGGGCACGTTCGCGTGCTTTACGCAGCTCAAAAATAGTACGGCGCGTCACCACTTCACGACGGTGATCCACGAAGCACTTCAGCATCTCTTTCAGGTTAAACAGTTTAGGCTGACCATTGTCCAGCGCTACCATGTTAATACCGAAAGTGGTCTGCAGTTGGGTATTCGTGTACAGGTTGTTCAGAACAACTTCGCCGACAGCATCACGCTTACATTCGATAACAATGCGCATACCATCTTTGTCGGACTCGTCACGCAGTGCACTGATGCCTTCAACTTTCTTGTCTTTCACCAGTTCAGCGATCTTTTCAATCAGACGCGCTTTGTTTACCTGGTATGGGATCTCGCTGACAATAATAGTCTCACGACCGTTTTTGTCTGTTTCGATATCCGCTTTGGAACGCATGTAAATCTTACCGCGGCCCGTTTTGTAAGCATCGATAATGCCTTTACGACCACTGATAAGAGCCGCTGTCGGGAAATCAGGACCAGGAATGTAGTCCATCAGTTCATCGATAGTGATCTCTTCGTTGTCGATATAAGCAAGACAGCCGTCAACAACTTCTGTCAGGTTATGCGGAGGAATGTTGGTCGCCATACCTACGGCGATACCGGAAGCACCGTTCACCAGCAGGTTTGGAATTTTAGTCGGAAGAACCGCAGGGATCTGTTCGGTACCGTCATAGTTCGGTACGTAATCAACCGTTTCTTTGTCCAGGTCAGCCAGCAGCTCATGGGCAATTTTAGACATGCGCACTTCGGTGTAACGCATTGCCGCGGCGGAGTCACCGTCGATAGAACCAAAGTTACCCTGACCATCGACCAGCATGTAACGCAGCGAGAAAGGCTGCGCCATACGTACGATGGTATCGTATACAGCACTGTCGCCGTGCGGGTGATATTTACCGATTACATCACCAACCACACGCGCAGATTTTTTATATGGTTTATTCCAGTCATTACCCAGCACATTCATCGCGAACAGTACGCGACGGTGAACTGGTTTTAGGCCATCACGCACATCAGGAAGAGCACGACCCACGATAACTGACATCGCGTAGTCAAGGTATGAACCTCGTAGCTCATCTTCAATGTTTACGGGCGTGATCTCTTTAGCTAGATCGCTCATAGAGCCATTATCCCTCTATAGTTTGATCGGTATATCCAGACAAAACGAACCCTATGCCGGAATCAACATAAATGGTTTCGTCCACACACCTGGATATTATTGATACTTATAAGGTGAAAAAATATAACACAAGTTTCTAAGGTTCGGCATCACTTTCCCTCCCCTTTTATCAGGTTGTGACCTTTGTTGTGAATCAACTGCCGAGAATTTACACACTACTCCCATATCCAACTGAAAACAGATTATTTTTTGTTCGTTCTTTTTTTATTCAGGCAGAACAACTGGTGTAAGAAGCGATCAGCGCTATAATGCGGATTCATCCATGGACGCGTAATACAGGCATAACAAGTATGAGTAAACCTCAAAACGTCGACCCGAACGAAATCAAGAAGTTCGAAGAAATGGCATCACGTTGGTGGGATCTTGAAGGCGAGTTTAAACCGCTGCATCAGATCAACCCACTGCGTCTCA is drawn from Vibrio sp. CDRSL-10 TSBA and contains these coding sequences:
- a CDS encoding imelysin family protein, coding for MTLKSITPVALALLVSACQSNGSGQGQPQQTNHISQPVYLAEYQAAYRFKNEAEQLQRAMNNFCGSVDLSDGKLSVSDDQANISGEQVNRSNEQVYSSNEQLKQQWHSTMLAWMALQGQERGPAAALEQSWNVQFWPDKKNTTGRKMQALLKQNQSWSSADIAQQSVTVQGLGALEWALYDSQSPLMSAPEKACPAVTAISENLATKAAIIEQAWQQNPWTKMDEPTWQSAYIALLSNQLEYSMSKMSRPLANIGQPRPYFSESWRSKTSMLNLKANIEAMQTLYLSSLDGELRARKLDDLADRVKTQYANLVSTWPQNPSLFDMLQSKDGYRDVLSQYNKLEQLKYLLHDEVAVELGVVIGFNSSDGD
- a CDS encoding imelysin family protein — its product is MKVKSLLVQSIAASLALSSAASFAAVTQDQVVEHYADVAHAVFADALVTAKNLNQSIDAFLAEPSEAQLQQVKQAWLQARVPYQQSEVFRFGNAVVDDWEGQLNAWPLDEGLIDYVADDYQYELGNAGASANIVANKSLTIGATTIDVAEITPELIASLNELGGSEANVASGYHAIEFLLWGQDLHGTQPGAGERPYTDYVQGSECTHGNCDRRAQYLKASAQLLVQDLEWMEKQWSADEKGNYRQELLADSAQNGLRKMLFGMGSLSLGELAGERMKVALEANSTEDEHDCFSDNTHNSHFYNEQGIYNVYTGTYARVDGSTLKGASILDLVAQQDGQAAKEIMQQFDAARDQVGELVTSAEKNNQHFDQLIAADNPQGNALVNKAIASLVAQTASIERAANVIGIDNLNPDTADHEFLSQ
- the ribA gene encoding GTP cyclohydrolase II translates to MHTITSMHPVMIQVSADMAEVRARVDFKVGAKSNIDAEILSFRGLKTDKEHVAVIFKSADKNQEVPLVRMHSECLTGDVFHSSRCDCGEQLEETINKMGEHGGIILYLRQEGRGIGLYNKIDAYRLQSEGMNTYEANNHLGFGDDLRDFSEAAQMLQALNVEKIRLVTNNPKKVRELKEYGIDIVEVVHTAAHIKSGNENYLRAKVSHGKHQLKW